The DNA segment AGAACCTTTGTCCGTCCTAGAGTAATTTATGCCGACAACGGCAGCCTGATTGCACGTGTGGAGTGGTAAGTAACGGACTTTTGCATTATTATGAATCGGAAATTATTGTCGCTAGTGCAGTTACAATGCCTACGATTGATTGTGTTTTTCACTTTGATATTTGGACTGATACTAAGTGTTGATGGCAGTTCATCTTTAGCTGCTGACATCACCTCTATTCAGCCTCAAGTTGTACAACCTCCAATCACCGGACTTGTTTCTACATTGTCGGATGAGGTCGAGGAATTACCATCAGACTTAATTCGCTGGTCAACTTACTGGCAAGTTTGCTGGGAACCATATCCCGAAGCTAAAGAATACGAACTACAAACGGTGTTGATGGAGGGGAAATCTCCAAAGTTGAAACGTCAAAGCGATCGCTGCTTTCGTATACAAGCTGCATCTAATGAAAACCAAAAATCACAAGGATTACTCAACCGTGATTTAATCTTGTTAATGCACAAGATTCAGCTTGGTTATCGAGTGCGTGCTGTTTTAGATAGTAACCGTGTCAGTGAATGGTCTCAAGTAATGGCAGTTGGTGCCACGACCGTCTCTGAATGAAAATCAGTCACAAACAATGTCTGTTCGCAGACTAAAGGAAGCGGTAGCAATCGGCTGCCGCTTTCTTCGTCCTCTCACTATGATTATCATTATCTTGTATGGGATATTTTATTTTTTTGGAAGTCCCTTAGTAGATGAGTAGTTAGAGACGCGATGAATCGCCTCTGCACAGGATTTCCCTAGGCTTTTCCCCTTGTCTCCAATTCAGCCATCATGTTAAAAGTTTCAAAAGTTAAAAAGGGGAATAGTCATAAATTGGGTATGGTATTGCTGGAAGTCGGCAATATGATCATGAAACCATGAATAAAAAGGTGGAAGTTCTCCCAGATATTTCAGCACTAGTGGAGCGATCGCTAAATTTAATTTTGTCCAAGTTGTCCACAGCTATTGCACAACGGGGGCAGTTTACTATAGCCTTAGCTGGTGGTAGTACACCTAAGCCATTGTACGAGGCGATCGCCAATCAAAAACTCCCTTGGGATAAAATTCATATCTTTTGGGGAGATGAACGTTATGTACCACCAAATCATCCTGATAGTAATGAACTGATGGCTAGGCGTGCGTGGTTAGATCGTGTTGATATCCCAGCCGCTAACATTCACTCTGTACCAACTTTAGACGGAGATCCAGCAGTATCAGCCGCCAAATACGAACAGCATCTGCGAGAATTTTTTAATTCTGACCCCGATGATTTTCCGGCTTTGGATGTAGTATTGCTAGGAATGGGTGATGATGCACATACTGCATCTTTGTTTCCTCACACAGCAGCTTTAAAAGTACATGATCGGCTGATTACTGTGGGCAACAAAGACAGTAACCCTCGCATAACCTTCACATACCCATTTATCAATGCTGCGGGTAGTGTTATTTTTGTGGTTGCTGGTGCTAATAAACGACCAGCTTTAGCTCAAGTCTTCGCGCCTGTGGCAGATGACTTCACTTATCCATCCCGCTTGATTCAACCCCAAGGCGAACTTTGGTGGTTATTGGATGCAGCAGCAGGTTCGGAACTCCCAGCTTAACTTTCCCCTTTGGAGTAGTTGTTAAAATCGAAAGCTAGAGTTGTCCCCTGAGCCAATTTCTGATCGGCGGGAGATTGAAACTTGTTCCTAGCCGACACTGATGCAGTCGTCTAGGACTGGTTAAATTTCGGAGCAATTTTTCTTTGTGGCGCTTTCTCACAGCAGAAGTTTCTCCAAATTTTTCTGGTTCTTGCCAATATTCTTTTACTATGATCCTGAAGAAAGGCTTAAATTGATGATCGTCTGTCCTAATTGCAATCACCCCAATCCAGACGGCGCTGTGCAGTGTGAAGCTTGTTATACGCCGTTACCCACAACTAGTAACTGCCCCAACTGCGGGGCAACTGTCCAGGCAGATGCTGCTTTCTGCGGCCAATGTGGTTATAATTTGCACTCAAATGCTGCACCTGCTGCTGCCACATCTGTAGCAACTGTTGCTCCTGACATCCCAGTAGAAGTACCACAGTTAGTTGAACCAGATCCGCTGTTAGAACTTTTACAACCAGATCCTTTGGGAATTAACTCAGATCCCAACCCTAACCAACCTGCTACTTTACCCCTACCACCAACAGCAATGTTAGTGTCACCACCACCAGCACCAGCAGCAGAAATCCCTCCCTCGTCATCAACACCTACGGTTGCTGCTCAACCTCTAGTTTCTGAGCCAGAAGTGCCGACTCCATCCCCAGAACCAGAACCAGCATCGGCAGTAGTGGAAC comes from the Nodularia sp. NIES-3585 genome and includes:
- the pgl gene encoding 6-phosphogluconolactonase translates to MNKKVEVLPDISALVERSLNLILSKLSTAIAQRGQFTIALAGGSTPKPLYEAIANQKLPWDKIHIFWGDERYVPPNHPDSNELMARRAWLDRVDIPAANIHSVPTLDGDPAVSAAKYEQHLREFFNSDPDDFPALDVVLLGMGDDAHTASLFPHTAALKVHDRLITVGNKDSNPRITFTYPFINAAGSVIFVVAGANKRPALAQVFAPVADDFTYPSRLIQPQGELWWLLDAAAGSELPA
- a CDS encoding FHA domain-containing protein — its product is MIVCPNCNHPNPDGAVQCEACYTPLPTTSNCPNCGATVQADAAFCGQCGYNLHSNAAPAAATSVATVAPDIPVEVPQLVEPDPLLELLQPDPLGINSDPNPNQPATLPLPPTAMLVSPPPAPAAEIPPSSSTPTVAAQPLVSEPEVPTPSPEPEPASAVVEPPAAEPEPEPEPEPASAVVEPPAAAPEPEPEPVTVAAAPTPMPSASMTQLQQVTARLFYVQGDREIQLPQNLSVIHIGKSNDRIPPDVDVSGFSNSEIVSRIHADIRIEGDFHYIEDVGSSNGTYINNSPLLPGNRHRLRAGDRISLGKGDLVTFLFQLA